DNA sequence from the Eriocheir sinensis breed Jianghai 21 chromosome 70, ASM2467909v1, whole genome shotgun sequence genome:
gggcaggggaggggcagtgtgtgtgtgtgtgtgtgtgtgtgtgtgacggggggggggaggagatgtaagtgtgtgtgtgtgtgtgtagggtgcgtctgaaagtgtgtgtgtggggagggggggggggcagtgtgtgtgtgtgtgtgtgtgtgtgtgtgtgtgtgtgtgtgtgtgtgtgtgtgtgtgtgtgtgtgtgtcaaggccgTGGTTTTATCCTGAAATATACGAGCATTTAGAATTATAAAACTGACATTTttattcactattattttttcaGTCTCTCACGATCACCCTTTTGCCTACAGTTACTTTTAAACACGCatgcattcgtgtgtgtgtgtgtgtgtgtgtgtgtgtgtgtgtgtgtgtgtgtacgtattagCCAACCACAACTCATGAAGAAAAATAGACTCGGACAACTTTGGCAATATTAAACTTGACacgtgccgagagagagagagagagagagagagagagagagagagagagagagagagagagagagagagagagagagagagagagagagagagagagagagaggagaggagaggggagaggagacggagacggagaaacaagaacagagaaacacacacacacacacacacacacacgtacccgctccccacacacacacacatacccccccatacacacacctccccccctccccccccccgctacCCCCCACCCCCGGCACACACAAAGTTACCGCAGCTTCCACGCGAGGAAAACATTTAAACTCGACAACGGTAGCGGCCTCGAGAGCAGAAGTCATCATCCCCTCCGAGGCCTGAACGCTCATTTCGCCGCTTTTTCCCGCCGACAAGTGAAACAATTAGTGAGAAAGTTGTATGCAAGCGTTTAGAAGCAGCACCAGCGAGAGGGTGACAGGAAGAGAACCACGGAATCCTTTAGTAATGCATTATTTTGTGTCTGAAACTGTGGAGTCTCATTAAAGTCTAGAGAAAATGCTAAGAGGTTGGTGTAGAAAGGCAGGCTTGGATATATATGCGTTTAGAAGCAGCGCCGGCGTGAGGGTGACAGGAATAGCTCCGTTGAATCCCTTAGAAATACATTATTTTGCGTCTGAAACTGTGGCGGATCACTAAGCCTCTAGGAAAAAGGAACTGAAAAGGGCGCAGAGAGGCAGGTTTAGTTATGTTTAAGTGTTGAAGAAGAGTACCAGCGGGAGGGCGAGAGGAGAGGACGAACCGCATGAAAGTCGTAGCTCTATATTAATTGTTTTGCGTCTGAAACTATGGCGGATCACTAAACGTCTAaggcagggctactcaactggcggcccgcggtccgaatccggaccttatgagtgttgtaactggaccccaagttccagcagtagaaaaatataactgaTTTACATGGTCCTGGTAGTGATAGATTCTTGCAAGTATATTTCCTTGCCTGACTGTAGGCCCTACaatcagtcaaggaaatacacttgcaagaatccatcgctaggactttcataatgtaaaattatattttgctactcctggagctggggtccagctacaatatttaatcggatctctgcatacatttgtattgtctaactggacctttgctcataatggTTGAGTAGCCCTGGTCTAGGGAAAAGGAACTGAAAAGAGTCTAGAGAGGCAGGTTTGGTTGCTTTTAAGTGTTGAAGAAGAGTACCAGCGGGAGGGCACGAGAGAGAGGACGAACCGCATGAAAGTCTTAGCTATAAACTGTTTTGTGTCTGAAACTATGGCGGATCAATAAACGTCTAGGGAAAAGGAACTGAAAAGGGCGCAGAGAGACAGGTTTGGTTAATTTTAAGTGTTGAAGAAGAGTACCAGCGGGAGGGCACGAGAGAGAGGACGAACCCCTTAAAGTCCTTAGCTATATATTGCTTTGCGTCTGGAGCTATGTCGCATCACTAAACGTCTAGGGAAAAGGAACTGAGAAAGGTGTAGAGAGGCGGGTTTGGTTATTTTTAAGTGTTGAAGAAGAGTACCAGCGGGAGGGCACGAGAGAGAGGACGAACCCCTTAAAGTCCTTAGCTATATATTGCTTTGCGTCTGGAGCTATGTCGGATCACTAAACGTCTAGGGAAAAGGAACTGAGAAAGGTGTAGAGAGGCGGGTTTGGTTATTTTTAAGTGTTGAAGAAGAGTACCAGCGGGAGGGCGAGAGGAGAGGACGAACCGCATGAAAGTCTTAGCTATAAACTGTTTTGCGGCTGAAACTATGGCGGATCAATAAACGTTTAGGGAAAAGGAACTGAAAAGGGCGTAGAGAGACAGGTTTGGTTATTTTTAAGTGTTGAAGAAGAGTACCAGCGGGAGGGCACGAGAGAGAGGACGAACCCCTTAAAGTCCTTAGCTATATATTGCTTTGCGTCTGGAGCTATGTCGCATCACTAAAGTCATATGTGAAAAGAGTCTCATGCACAGAAACACAGACCCTAACCAGCGATATCGggcaagaggagcaccggggggcatcaagagaaggtggcgccactataaacacttgcctgcgccgtgacgggctggggtcgaacaccatccaggccccttaagcaagcctaccggcgctataggcgtagacgtaaaaaaaaaaatagagctaAGCGAAAGTCAAATTATCACGGCACCCACtaaaaataaaattcgcccgctCCACTATCGGGCTGGAGCCGTCGAAGATACCCcccaagaaaagcctaccggacATACAGCccccaaaaaaagagagaggttaGCTTACACCAACACAAGACAGACAGAATGGAGACACTTGCGAAAATCCTGTACCCTGCAATAGACTGATAttaatggcgatgatgatgatgatgatgatgataaagttcTCAGCGCAACGGAAGAAGAGCAGTATAAAAATCAGCGCATGACTTGTAGTTCTTGTATGGATGAGTAGGGAATAGGGATGCAACGCGCtggtgtgtgtatgaatgtatgtgtcgaGAGGGGAGGAGTaaatgggtggggtggggggattacatgtgtgtgggggaggggaaagggcaaGGGTAAGAgtgtagggggggtggggggtagtgtgtgtgtgtgtgtgtgtgtgtgtgtgtgtgtgtgtgtgtgaggcaacgCACTCCCCTCGGTAAGGTGTAATTTGATGTGTCCGTTGGAAATCCTTGCAGTACCAATCGTCACGCACGCAAGGACGCTCAcgcaagcagacacacacacacacacacacacacacacacacacacacaggcacccccctcacacacacacatacacctccctctccacccctcccccatccctcatccccacccatccacacacactgACAACTGCGGGCATTCTCGTTCTATCGTGGAgggatttttctcctttttacacGAACGCAGCGGCTCGTACACGTCGGGTTATGTTTGCATTTTTGCCGGCTGGACTtagagggcgagaggaggagaACCCGTTTCGAAAtgttggagagggagagagcaggagCAGGGATGGGTACAGCGTGTTCAGGCCCGcggtggaggagggggacgaaGGGGAATCGGGGTGAAATAGCAAGGGATGTGAGCTTGAGGGGATGGTATAACATGGGGAGGtttgagaggggagggagaaacagagggagggagtcTCAGTACCCCTCGTTTGCGCTGTGTTGCTGGAGGTCTGTTCAGGCTATAAAAATCGTTGGCCACATCCATGCCGGTCTCACGCGTCCTCCAGGGTTACTTTACTTTGTTATGTTTTCATTCAATTATCTTTTATTCGGTTACgagtcttccctttctctctctttctggtgtTACTCGATGCGtctgtcactccctctctcccttgtatTGGCTTTGTATAACGTTGTGTTCTCTCTATATATTAGTTAtgtcttgttattttccttcatcaGTGCAGCATTTCAACCTCACTAATTCACTAAGTCCATAAATCTTTAatataatcagtcagtcagtgaaaaTCTGCATTAATCTAAAGACTATAAAATAAAGTCCATATTTTTAGCCGTAtctgtcactccctccctccctcgtattGTTGATGGCTGTACTAGGATGTAAGGATTTGTATTACGTTGTGTTAGTGCTGTTTTTAAATCGTTGGAAAGCAAACACAACAAGAAAAGCCCATATTTTTAGACGTATCTgccactccctcgctccctcgtATTATAAGATGTAAGGCTTTGTATTACGTTGTTTTGGTACCGTTTTTAGATCGCTGGAATACAAACACAACAAGAAaagcccatatttttaaacgtatctgtCACTCCCTCGCTTCCTTGTATTATAGGATGTAAGGCTTTGTATTACGTTGTGTTGGTACAGTTTTTAGATCCCTGGAAAGTAAACACAACAAGAAaagcccatatttttaaacgtatctgccactccctcgctccctcgtATTATAGGATGTAAGGCTTTGTATTACGTTGTGTTGGTACCGTTTTTAGATCGCTGGAAAGTAAACACAACAAGAAAAGcccatatttttaaatgtatctgCCACTCCCTCGCTTCCTCGTATTATAGGATGTAAGGCTTTGTATTACGTTGTGTTGGTACCATTTTTAGATCCCTGGAATACAAACACAACAAGAAAAGcccatatttttaaatgtatctgccactccctcgctccctcgtATTATAGGATGTAAGGCTTTGTATTACGTTGTGGCGGTACTGTTTTTAGATCGCTGGAAAGAAAACACAACAAGAAaagcccatatttttaaacgtatctgtcactccctccctccctcgtattATAGGATGTAAGGTTTTGTATTACGTTGTTTTGGTACCGTTTTTAGATCCCTGGAAAGCAAACACAACAAGAAaagcccatatttttaaacgtatctgcCACTCCCTCGCTTCCTCGTATTATAGGATGTAAGGCTTTGTATTACGTTGTGTTAGTACTGTTTTAAAATCGTTGGAAAGCAAACACAACAAGAAaagcccatatttttaaacgtatccgtcactccctcgctccctcgtATTATAGGATGTAAGGCTTTGTATTACGTTGTGTTGGTACTGTTTTTAGATCCCTGGAAAGTAAACACAACAAGAAaagcccatatttttaaacgtatccgtcactccctccctccctcgtattATAAGATGTAAGGCTTTGTATTACGTTGTGTTGGTACTGTTTTTAGATCGCTGGAAAGTAAACACAACAAGAAaagcccatatttttaaacgtatctgcCACTCCCTCGCTTCCTTGTATTATAGGACGTAAGGCTTTGTATTACGTTGTGGCGGTACCGTTTTTAGATCGCTGGAAAGCAAACACAACAAGAAAAGCCCATATTTTAAACGTATCTGCCACTCCCTCGCTCCTTCGTGTTATAGGATGTAAGGCTTTGTATTACGTTGTGTTAGTGCTGTTTTAAAATCGTTGGAAAGAAAACACAACAAGAAAAGCCCATATTTTAAACGTATCTGCCACTCCCTCGCTTCCTTGTATTATAGGATGTAAGGCTTTGTATTACGTTGTGTTGGTACAGTTTTTAGATCCCTGGAAAGCAAACACAACAAGAAAAGCCCATATTTGTAGACGTATCGGCATATCATTTCCCCTGTTTGAAGAGCGTCCCGTAGTAGTggttgggcttttcatggactgttttgcgatcccGGTGATAGTCTTACACGGCTTCTGCAcagcgttgccaagttatcgtactcatcgcattccATTTTCGTAGTTGCTGATCGATAACtgtaacaacaaagaacgaaaaacaccAATACTCAACAGTTTTTGcgctaactttgattttctcacgttacttctgtaggtacgagagtttgaggcataaaaatgatagatacgatatgtggttagtacgataatttggcaacgccgcttctgcaccttgaacgggaaagtcACCCCTGAAAACCTGGTcactcttctctgtggtcttgggaaatagtcgtagggggagcccgagacgtttaaTAAGATAGACCTATGACTCGATTTTACTCGTATCTCAGTCGTTCCAAGTCCAGCACGTGACCAGGCCATggggaatgacacacacacacacacacacataatcatcctagtgtatatctatctatctatctatgtatgtttatctatccatctatctaattttttattcatatatttggTCTTCTACAAGATGGACTGCATGCTCGCTTGTATCGTCATTATTACCTGGTGTCCATCCATTATTTACGTGCCGTCACTGAAGGCTTAATAGCGCCGATGGATCTGTGAGTGCATCCGTTACATTATTTAAGCTGAGGTTCTCAAAACATCTCTGCGGGAAACTCAACGTGATAGACTCATGTGGCATCGTGTTCACAGCGTGTGCCCAGGCGGCGCGGGGTGGAAAACAACAGGGTAGTGTAATAATTTATGCTGTACATCAGTGAGTCGTAGGGAGGGTGGTGGCCGTGGTCCACAGGGTGAGGGTGGCTGGGGCAGGAAGGCCTGGGGTGCTAGTGGTGGCCCAGGCCGTGCAGGgagtggccgtggtggtggtggggcggcaCCACGGAGTGCACCCGCTGGTAGGAGTGGCCGCTGTAGGGGTGGGACACCGCCGCCTTGTAGCCGTACGTGGCACCGTGGCCGTACCCGTGACCGGTCACCGCCTCGTACACCTGCACGTGTCCGTGGCCCAGGTCATGGCCGTGCCCGTGCCCGTGGCCATGGCCGTGGCCGTGCCCGTGGCCGTGGACTATGCTAGTGTGGCCATGCAGAATCGGTGAGCCCACGACGTGGTGGGCATCGTGGTGGGCCACGACATGGCccgcgtcatggtggtggtggcccaCGCCGCCGTGGACAACGGTGTGTCCGCCGTGGATAACAGTGTGTCCGCCGTGGCCCACTCCATGGCCATAACCAAGGCCATGCCCATGACCATGTCCATGACCATGTACAACACCGTGCCCACCAACATGACCATGACCATGTCCAAGATCATGGCCAATTCCGTGCCCTAAACCGTGTCCATGTCCAAACCCTAAACCATGGCCAATACCATGGCCAAGTCCGTGTCCGTGGCCAAAACCATGGCCCAAGCCCAGGCCATACCCGTGACCTAGCCCGTAGCCGTGACTGAGGCCGATGCCGTGGCCATGTCCCAGGCCATGTCCCAGGCCATGTCCCAGGCCATGGCCCAGGCCGTGGCCCAGGCCGTGGCCCAGATCGCCGGGGGAGGGCTCTGCCTCACGCCTCGTCCTGGCCGCCGCGCAGGTGGCCAGCAGGATCACGCCCTGTGAGTGGGGGGGAAGGTGTCAGCGGGGCCAAGGGTAACACACAGCCTCGGGTATTGCATTGGTTACTGTGTCGGTATTTCAAAAGTACACTGATGGCGGTACATATACCTTAAAAGACTGAAACTAACTAGTTATAATCATATATATGATACTTCCACACACCATCGTGCCCCAGTGCCGGGGACTCACCAGGACTCTCATTGTGCTGCTTGCTGTGTCGGGGCTCGTGTTGGAGTGTGTTGGAGGGTGAGGGTCGCCGCCCTTATATTGCGTGGCCTCAAAGCCTCGACCTCAGCCTCGCCCCTCCCCTCAAGGCTGGTCGCCGCGCCGCCCCTCGAGCGTGGCTGTGGTCTGCCTCGCCTCAGGAGCGCCGCGTGTCACCGAGGGTCAGGATGGCTACTCGGCTCCCAGGCTCGCgttgcctctcccctcccctgacggatattttttgtgtgtgtgtccttttcaaGATTTTCAAAGGTATTCAAAGCGAGTGACCCTTCTAAAGGCCTATCcatcgttctctctctttttcctgatcttcttttcatctttcttccttttttttctttgtttgtttgtttgtttgtttggtggttggttggttggttggttgtgtgttccttccttc
Encoded proteins:
- the LOC126988786 gene encoding uncharacterized protein LOC126988786; the protein is MRVLGVILLATCAAARTRREAEPSPGDLGHGLGHGLGHGLGHGLGHGLGHGHGIGLSHGYGLGHGYGLGLGHGFGHGHGLGHGIGHGLGFGHGHGLGHGIGHDLGHGHGHVGGHGVVHGHGHGHGHGLGYGHGVGHGGHTVIHGGHTVVHGGVGHHHHDAGHVVAHHDAHHVVGSPILHGHTSIVHGHGHGHGHGHGHGHGHDLGHGHVQVYEAVTGHGYGHGATYGYKAAVSHPYSGHSYQRVHSVVPPHHHHGHSLHGLGHH